The genomic DNA TTAGCAATCCTCATTAATTCACAAACACTCTTCTCCCCTCCCAGTCCATTCCTTTGTTTCTAAACTACAGTCCTAACCAATCTCTCTGGTATTCCCTCACAGACACCTagcagcagagctcctcctctcttcactgcccttctctcACCAGTCTTCCATGATCACTCTTTCAATCCTCACAAAACCCCATCAGAACTCACCTCATTTTTACCAACTCACACCTTCCTATTTGGGCCACCCTggtcctggccctgctgagggaGGAAGGTATGTCCCACATCTGCCGGCAGCCacctgctgccttctcccttCACAGAGAGGCTGTCGGCACCCCAGGGCACCCACacctctcctgccctctccaCCACAGCACCTGTGTCACACCTGCAGctttgaagtaaaataaatgacaagtagctgctgtcacagcaatacacatgcacacacaagtGCATGCAGTCAGTTCACCTCCCTACTTCGAGTTCCCTCCAAACTTCCTCTCCACTCCGTCCGAGATGCCACAAAAGGCCTCCATCCTCAAGATGCAGTGCAGCACCAGCGAACACCTGGCCACCTGCCCCTTCTCGTCTTACCTGTTGACCGTTTCTTGGGGGATTTGAGGCTCCTCATCCGACCTGGCGACGACATCCCACTCTCGCTCATGGAGTCGTGTGCTGAGGAGGCGCTGCCGGTGGCCTCGCTGTCCCGAATCATACTCTCATAGCCACTGCTGCCCCCGCTGTGGTAGAACAGAGCTGTCCTCCCCATGGCTGGCGGCAGCTCCCCGCTCAGGACGCTGCTGTTGTCACTGCCGTGCCCGCTGCTGTAGCGCTGTGGCCGCCGCGGGGCTGTGATCTTGCTGTAGGGAGAcggcagcactggcagctgtgACTTCTCGTCGCTGAGGTTGATGCCACTGTCATTGCCACTGTCAGAGTCGGTGGAGCCTCGGAAGTGTCctgccttggcagagctgcccGACACCAGCTCGTTGACGCGGCTGTTGGCCGCCCTCATGGCCTGCTTGGTGCCCATGATGGTCCCGCGGCCGGGTTTGCCGCTGACGGGCTGCACAGAACGGGGGGCTGCCTTCCCACCAGGGGCCATGCCAGAGcccttccctgcaggctgtgccagggactTCACAGAGGAGCTGAGAGACTTTGACCCACTGGCAGAGAGTCCTCTGGTTTTATTCCCGTTGGCTTGCACCTTCTGGTTAGTGGTGGGTTTTGCCTGGCTGTTTTTACCAGGTGCAGGGGCAGTGAAGGGCAGTGGTAAACCCATACTGGACCCAACTGTAGGGACCCCCAGCCTAGGGACAGAGCGCCCTGCCCGGCTGTTGCCAGTGCTCCCACTGTCCCTCACAACACTTGCTTTGGATCCAACAGATGTCAGGCTGTCACACCTCTCCAGGGACATGTGGCTCCCGTATCGGTGCACAGTTTCACTCTTTGATGCCTTCACCTTCAAACTGGATGTCATCTTGGGCAAAGAGTGGTCACCCTTCAAGTTCATTTTGCAGCTGGAACTTTCACTAAAGTAAGAGCCAGCTTTCAACCGCAGATCTGCTTCATCTTCAGCCTTTGGCGTGGCAGCCCTGGCAAAATCCAGGCCAGAGGCTTTTCCCCCACTGTTACCCAGACCAACAggtctctgctccaggctcGATTTACGTACAGGAGGTGTTGGAGGTGTTGGCCCACCTGGTCTGGGCAACATGGTTGATTTCTGTGGTGTGCTCTTCCTTCCCAGGGACGATTTCAAGCTACCAGTGCCCAAGGGAGCATCCAAATTCCCTCGGGTCCCAGACTCTGGCAAAGTACTGTTAGCATGTGACACTGGCATCACTCCCAGTGTGGTGGCTCCTCTCTTCAGCTGTGGCATCTTCATTGCCACTTCTGACTTCTTTGCAGCTCCGTTGGAGGATTTGCAGGCCATTTCACAACCATCCACAACCCTCTGCGAACAGGCAAGCATAGTCTGTGACTTCGTTGGCCTGGATGCTGTGCCAAAACACTGGGCAGCTTTTTCTGGCTGCTTCTCAGTACCAAACGTGTGAGGTTTTGGAGAGAGCAGCGACTCTGCAGGTTTTGCTTCCAAGTGATAATCAGTGCGTAACAGCCAAGGATCTTCAAATATGCCATGTGGATTCTGCAGCTCTTTATAGCTGAGGACAGTATTATTGTGGATTGGAGAAGAGgtagtttttgttttcctaggAAGACTAGAATGTATTGTTTCTATCACAGGTGCATCACGAGAATtactaaatttaatttttactggCTGATCAGTGACacaaaaagcactttttatCTGAGATGCTTTGGTAATTTCAGAGGTTTGAGGGCTTTTGTTGATGCCTGAGGAAAGCTTGCTGGAATTCAAGCTCTCACTCTCCAGCTCAGAGAAGCAAAATCCACTGTCATTCAGAGCACTTTTCAGGGGGACACATAAATGGGATGAGTCCAAGCTGAAGGGTTCCTCAGACTTACTACAGCTGAAAGATGACTGTGCGACAAAACTGTCACTAGACTGGGCCCCATCACTTTCAATTGTACAAATGCTGACTTCACTAAGCCATGAACTGATGGAGGAACGTCTGCTGCTAGTAAAGGGGTCCTTAGCAAAGGGCACAACAATATCAATATTTACACCAGTGGAAGTCTCCTGTGAGGTATAAGCATCAAACTCATCATTTATGCTGCTGATAATACTGACCGGCCTCGAACCTGAGGCAAGGGCCTGAAGGGAGCAGTCACTGTTAAAGCTAATGATACTGGAAGGTCTCCCATTGTCCATAATTCCACTAATAGAGAGCTCTTCCACCACTGTGAAAACAAGCTCATCCTCTCCATTCAGCTCAACAGGCTGCTGCAAAGTCACTGTGGTGGTCAGTATATCCCGATCAAAACATTTCCCTCTGAAGGCTGACCTGAAGCTGTGTACCTCTATAGCACCTGACTGACTCTGGGTGTTGCTACCAACAAGGAATGTGCTTCCTAAAGGGTTTTGCTCAGGCTTGTTTCCCATCTGTTTGCTCATTCCCACAGGAGGAGTCCGAACTGCATTGCTATTGTCCAGCTCCAAATTCTCAGCTTTGGAGCCTGGGGAGTGTTCTCTCTGCTGTGGAGGGGGAGGTGCTGGGCTTGGCAAAGGTCTCTTCATGTACAAGGACTTTTCCTTAGAGACACATTCAGCTGTGACCTTATTCTGCTCTGGATTCCTCGAAGGGCTACACCTTGAAGTCTGCAGGGAATCAGTGAttgtctctctctccccctccagGACAGAGTCTATTATTttgctgtcagctctgctctgcagcttggAAAGCTCTGCTTTCAAGTGAGGTGTGCTATTTTCTTGACAGTTGCCATTGCCACCCCTTGGTGCAACAGCCTGGAAAGGAAGGTTATGTCCCTTTTTGGGAGATGCAGTTTCTTGTGGAATCGGTTTCTTAAATCCTCCAGAAGGAGAGGATACTTTTTCCTTTATCAACTTAGACTGTGCATTTTCTGTACTTCCAGGAACAGGACTACAATTGGACCCAACAGAGATTTCTCCACAAGCAAATTTCATGGGTTCTTCACTTCCATCAATGCACTCTAACCTTTCCTGCAGTTCAGCGAAAGTGTTGCATTTGAAATGGTCCTTGTCAGAACTCCTACCAATAGCAGAattgtctttatttctcttcttattAAGGGATGGGATGATGGGAACAAACTCTGGTGGACCTTCATTATCTGTCAATTCCCTGTCAGACAAAGCTGCACCGTTGGGACCAACATAGATGACAGTATCACAAGACTGTTCACTGCTGGAAGAATAATCAGGATCACTGGATATGTTCAGTACAGGGAGGTCAGGGTCAAGGGCAACAGTTCGTGGGTGGAATGGTCGCAAATGGGGCGGTCTCCGGACATGTCCTTCTTCACATGAACTCTCTCctccagaggagctggatgCATACTGCAAATGACAAGTGATGGGAAAGTTATTAGCATCAATTGATAAATAAGTATATACATGCACAGTAAGTGATTTAAAGGTCAGGTTGCAATATACTCTATGCTTTGTGTATACTATCACAACTACAGCTAGTGGGAAAATATTAGAGGGGAGGATAAATCAACATGCTACATATATTTTACTGTAGTAGTAATAGTACAACAATCACAacttttcagataatttttattaaatattatgcttttttttctcctcagtagttttctgctcctcctctattgatttttaattaatactgATAGAAGCTTGTGAGATAGTTTCACATATAAGCAAAGAAAGAACACGTgttagaaacaaaaagaagggAATATCAGGATTAAGGATTGGGGACAGTATGATGGCTCAGTGCCAAGTCATTTGTCAGCTCCTCTCCTGAGATTTTATGCATTTTGTATTACTTCCTACCATCAAGAAATCTCATGTTCCCCTGCTGAGAGGTTAGGAAAACTCATTTTCAAATGAATTCATTTCTGCTTGTTTGTGAACCAACCTtggatttcttctttctcatgcGGTGGATTCGCGATGCGAGCTGAACAGTGGTGAGAGTCTCTGCATAATTGGCTGGGGAGTCAGAAATGTGTGCAATCATAGTAGTCCTGCAGTTGATGTTCCCAAGAGATTCCCTCAACAACATTGTCAACTTGTTGTCCCTgtgcaaaaaaatgaaaacaccaGGATTATTTAAAGAAACCACCATTTTTTTGGCAGAATTTTACACCACAAAAGCTGTGCTTTCACTCTCGTGCATGCACGGTACATGTAGATAGGAAATATGCCCCTGTTATTAACCACACTAAAAATGTGTCTAAATGTACACATACAAAGGTaccaatattttaatttatctgCCTGTGTATTTACAGTATGGTAAgtcattttgtcattttgttgCTTAGAAAACTGTAAACCAATTGACTGATAACTACTTTTCTCAGATTTAGGTCATACTACCCAAAAGAGCTCATGAGTGCTGTATTTTTAGCTGAACAGAAGTAGTACCAGCATAGTTACACTCTGTGAGCTCTATGCAAACACTTATAGCAGTAATAAAAGAAGTCAACAGAAATGGTAAGAAATCTGTAAACAGGTATAACAATGTTAGATACCAGAAATACAAGTGTCAGTTAATCTATTTTCCATTCTGCCACCTGTGGTCTGTTCTGACATAGAAAAATGGAAGCAGAATTTATCTCTGCAGGCTTTCCTGGTGATgcaaagcctccactgtggaCAGTAAACTGACAAGACAAGAGACATTTTGTCCTTTACTGGTCTCCAAGACATCTTTCCCCACATCTCCATGGAATGGGAAGCTCCCTGCTTCGTACTGCCCTCCCTGAGCAGTTCCAACCTGAGGGAACTCCTGTCATGTCTGGTCACTAAACCACAGTAGGTGACCAAGTTGAGGATCTGCCATCCCTACTCTAACCCATCCATCCTGTACTCCATACACAAACCTAGCAAGTAGCCTGAGGAAAATATCTCTCTGCctaatgcagaaagaaaaaaaataccacctgTTTGAGATGCATCACTAGATAAATATGTGAAATGACATGATTGATAATGCATTATAACTGTGCTGTTGGTAAGACAAGCCGCAAATTAATTTAAGGACTGAAGGCCAAGCTCTGGTAAGGGTGCTTACAGTGTGACTGTTGTCTTTAAGCTGGGCTCCCCACAGGTGCGTTTGACACAAAATTGTTGTCACAGACACTCCACAAAGAAACACACCAAAACATTCACTTCTGCTAAACTAATGTGCAATAcagtgttctggttttttttttttttttttaattgaaaagatGTATCATccaaaaagacacagaaataacAACCCTTGATGACCATACTTGGTCAGTacacaattaaatattttccagattttcagtacaatttttgcatttgcaaaaagaaaagaaaatcctatgAAATTTGGGGTCAATTATTCACTAATGTTCAGCTGGCTGAGATCAGCCAAAAATTCCAAATCCAGGAAACAAAGAGGAgagacaaggaaagaaaacatcttaCTCATTTTTCCCTCACGTTTTTCAACAATCAAAGCCCCCCCCCCCAACTCTTCACCCAAATTCAGTATATACCAATATACCACTTTTGGCCATCTAACTAAGAATTTCATGTTACTTGAACATGTAAAAACCTGTGTGCATGTTAATACGGACAAGTTGATGAACAGATACATGCATCTGTAGGAGTGGCCTTAAAAGAAGACAGACTCCTCTCTGACAGAATTTCCTTTAACTTCATTCTAGGTAAAGAGTAAATTGTTGATGCAATCCATTTCTCAGGTAACACCACCAACAAATTTAAGATAAGGCAGACTAGAATTCACTTACTTATATGGCACATGCTTAGCACCATTAATTAAGGCCAAAATTACGTTGCccagggcagagagagagagacagagagagccTCCTCCATCTCGGCTCTTGCTCAGCACTTTTTCACAGCTCCCAAGATCAATGAGATGCAAACGACTGCGTCCTCCAGACACTaaaacaaaaaggggaaaaagagttGTACATCACGTTCTTGCAATGGACTCAAGCCAAACCGGGTATTCAAAAGGCATTCAAATGAGGAGAATAATGAATACAGCATGGGATAATGaccaaattaatatttaattataagGAAACCAGATATTAGTCACAGCTAAAAAAGTTAAAGGTGACTCAACTGGCTTGAGAGTTttcgtggggttttttttttcctttttaagtaattgcaaattattattaaaactCATGCAAGACcacatcatttaaaaataaacaatatggTAAGAACATTCATACTTCCTCCTTTGCCGCTCTTCTCCATACGATACTGGTATATGTGAAGAGTAAAGAGCATGTGGGAATTCCTCCTATCTTCCTCCTCACATTCAGGCTTGCTGGTGCTTCTGGCAGCAATTGCAGCATCAAGGAAAAAggcagctttctctgctgtcgGGGCCCTTAGCTCACTTTGGTTTTGAAGCTTGAatataaacaagaaaatgaCTAATTAGCACAGgggcattttttttattattttttgctgaACATGCTAAATCTCCAGGGCACTAAGAGAAACAAATATGTACACCATGGGAGAAAGGCttataaattaaaagcaataatttttttttactggctTAAAAGTTGTCATATTTGTTGTcagataaaaggaaataaaaagtagaAGAAAGTCAGGCTCAGAAAAATCTATGTTGTGATATTCATTATACCTGAGTTCCACATATTGGATCTTCTCTCAAATAAACCCCAGGAGACTGGCCATCCTGAAGGCTGCCAGTGGCTACTTCAGCTAACAAATCCTTAAGGTTTTCATCTTTGCCACTGATCTCTACAGCAGATACTCTAATAGAGAAACGAGTTCCAGTTTTTTCTTTACGTTCATTGATCAAT from Sylvia atricapilla isolate bSylAtr1 chromosome 6, bSylAtr1.pri, whole genome shotgun sequence includes the following:
- the KIF26A gene encoding kinesin-like protein KIF26A, with the protein product MLAAAGRKALGPDPRAPGVAEGSAVRELSPRKKPPAAAEEERCASRPPPEGAGAAAGAEPRPLERVAAGGWCRSCQAQLAELRRQAARLAAGGCPPNAPPDPRLSALIFDKLQVPDYLQKNRNEGESRCETCATHLNQLKQEAIQMMHTLSQTSYPEMPDLAPGAGAVTSMVPRMVTVSSQRDLPLIAGQVGRQPGKSPNNLFSAAERKKGLGWSQGVGSFPNSSVQVTVAPSGLSGALSSVTIQAQQYLEGMWSISRVNSFLPQACLAEAAPEGGRDVASAQTSSGQQGSEPAGGAAATQSAVAPAGVSAGASAAASFFIRAAQKLNLSSKRKKYHPPLPHTHDFSIYATNFSGILQLCPPPAPPCLLRAVSKIKDNPGIGKVKVMVRICSSQGAHETSESMSFLKVDPRKKQITFYDPASTGPSSAGHRRGVVAVPKMFAFDAVFPQDASQAEVCSGTVAEVIQSVVNGADGCIFCFGHVKLGKSFTMIGKDNSTQSLGIIPCAISWLFKLINERKEKTGTRFSIRVSAVEISGKDENLKDLLAEVATGSLQDGQSPGVYLREDPICGTQLQNQSELRAPTAEKAAFFLDAAIAARSTSKPECEEEDRRNSHMLFTLHIYQYRMEKSGKGGMSGGRSRLHLIDLGSCEKVLSKSRDGGGSLCLSLSALGNVILALINGAKHVPYKDNKLTMLLRESLGNINCRTTMIAHISDSPANYAETLTTVQLASRIHRMRKKKSKYASSSSGGESSCEEGHVRRPPHLRPFHPRTVALDPDLPVLNISSDPDYSSSSEQSCDTVIYVGPNGAALSDRELTDNEGPPEFVPIIPSLNKKRNKDNSAIGRSSDKDHFKCNTFAELQERLECIDGSEEPMKFACGEISVGSNCSPVPGSTENAQSKLIKEKVSSPSGGFKKPIPQETASPKKGHNLPFQAVAPRGGNGNCQENSTPHLKAELSKLQSRADSKIIDSVLEGERETITDSLQTSRCSPSRNPEQNKVTAECVSKEKSLYMKRPLPSPAPPPPQQREHSPGSKAENLELDNSNAVRTPPVGMSKQMGNKPEQNPLGSTFLVGSNTQSQSGAIEVHSFRSAFRGKCFDRDILTTTVTLQQPVELNGEDELVFTVVEELSISGIMDNGRPSSIISFNSDCSLQALASGSRPVSIISSINDEFDAYTSQETSTGVNIDIVVPFAKDPFTSSRRSSISSWLSEVSICTIESDGAQSSDSFVAQSSFSCSKSEEPFSLDSSHLCVPLKSALNDSGFCFSELESESLNSSKLSSGINKSPQTSEITKASQIKSAFCVTDQPVKIKFSNSRDAPVIETIHSSLPRKTKTTSSPIHNNTVLSYKELQNPHGIFEDPWLLRTDYHLEAKPAESLLSPKPHTFGTEKQPEKAAQCFGTASRPTKSQTMLACSQRVVDGCEMACKSSNGAAKKSEVAMKMPQLKRGATTLGVMPVSHANSTLPESGTRGNLDAPLGTGSLKSSLGRKSTPQKSTMLPRPGGPTPPTPPVRKSSLEQRPVGLGNSGGKASGLDFARAATPKAEDEADLRLKAGSYFSESSSCKMNLKGDHSLPKMTSSLKVKASKSETVHRYGSHMSLERCDSLTSVGSKASVVRDSGSTGNSRAGRSVPRLGVPTVGSSMGLPLPFTAPAPGKNSQAKPTTNQKVQANGNKTRGLSASGSKSLSSSVKSLAQPAGKGSGMAPGGKAAPRSVQPVSGKPGRGTIMGTKQAMRAANSRVNELVSGSSAKAGHFRGSTDSDSGNDSGINLSDEKSQLPVLPSPYSKITAPRRPQRYSSGHGSDNSSVLSGELPPAMGRTALFYHSGGSSGYESMIRDSEATGSASSAHDSMSESGMSSPGRMRSLKSPKKRSTGLQRRRLIPAPLPDAASLGRKPSVTGQWVDLPPLPGTLKEPFEIKVYEIDDVERLQRHRQEETEGLMYFHTKLKILERRQQRIREIKAKHECLKEELEETKCRLMMDPNKWKEDFEVDPDLDKESQEYLEALEQVTEELEQCVNLCKSHIMIVTCFDIGITDAPDGVREVEV